GACGGCGCAGACGTGGCCGGCGGCCAGGTACGCCTGCACGCGGTTGCCGGGCGCCTCGAGGAGCGCCCGCATCGCCGGCGGCACGAGGACGTGGGCGACCAGCAACAGGAAGTTGTCCAGCCCCTCGCGGCGCGCCTGGCGGATGGCGGTGGCGGTCGCCGGGGCGGTGGTCTCGAAACCCACGGCGAAAAACACCACCCGTCGGTCGCGGTGCGCGCGGGCGAGACGGAGGGCGTCCAGCGGCGAATACACCATGCGAACATCGCCACCCTCGGATTTCACGGTCAGGAGGTCTTTCGACGATCCCGGCACGCGCAACATGTCACCGAAGGAGGCGAAGATCACATCGGGGCGGGCGGCGATGGCCAGAGCGCGGTCGATGAGCTCGAGCGAGGTCACGCACACCGGGCACCCCGGACCGTGGACGAGCCGGATCGTCGGCGGCAAAAGCTGGTCGAGGCCGTTGCGGATGATCGAGTGCGTCTGGCCGCCGCAGATCTCCATGATCACCCAGGGTCGGGTGACGGTGCGCCGGATCTCGCCGAGCAGGGCCGCGGCCCGCCGGGGATCCCGAAATTCATCGAGATACTTCAGGCCGGTCACGGCGCCTCCGGCGGCAGGGGCTCCCCGAACGGATCGAGCCCCTCCTCGGCGTTCTGCCGGGCGATCTCATCGAAGAGATCGAGCGTCCGGCGCGCCTCGTCTTCGTCGAGCACGTTGAGGGCGAAGCCGGCATGGACGAGCACGTACTGCCCCACCCGCACCTCGGGCACCGAATCGAGACAGGCGGTGCGCACCGTCCCGGCGTAGTCGATCCGGCCCATCGTCAGGCCGTCTTCATCGAAAATCTCAATCACTTTTCCGGGAATGGCGAGACACATGGCGACTCCTCAGCTCGTGCGACGGTGGACGGCGTCGGCGATCACGGCCTGTCCGAGCGCCAGGCCGCCGTCGTTGGTGGGTACCTCGCGGTGGGCGAGCACGCGGAAGCCGGCGTTTTCCAGCCGGTGCGCGAGGCGGGTGAAAAAGAGCGCGTTCTGGCAGACACCGCCGCTGAGAGCGACGGTCGTCAGGCCGGTCGCGGCCCGGGCGGCGAGGGCGGCACCGGCGAACAGCTCCGCGAGCGCGGCGTGAAACTGCGCCGCGATCTGCTCGACCGGATCGCCGGAGCGGACGCGGCGGACGACCTCGCGGATCAGGTGGGCGAAGGAGAGCGGACCCCCGCCGGCCGGCGGCGCGGCCGGTTCGACATCGGGCAGCGCCCCGCCCGCCCGGGTGGCGGCCATCTCCAGCGCGATCGCCGCCTGCGCCTCGTAGGTGTTCTCGAGCGCCAGGCCCGCCAGGGCGGCGACGCCGTCAAATAACCGCCCGCAACTCGAGGTCAGGGGGCTGTTCAGGCCCTTGTCGATCATCGCGAGGATGATGTCGATCTGCAGGCTGTCGAGGCGGTCGAACAGCGGGAGCGGGAAACGCCGGGCCTCGCCCCCGTAGGCATAGCTGAGATAGCTCAGCGCCATGCGCCAGGGCTGCTCGATGGCGACCGTGCCGCCCGGCAGCGGCACCGGTTCGAGCCAGGCAAAGCGCCGGAATGCGGCGGCGTCGCCGATGAGGACCTCGCCACCCCAGATGGTGCCGTCGGTCCCGTAACCGCTGCCGTCGAGGATCAGCCCGATTGCCGGCTCGGTGCAGCCGTTATCTGCCAGGACCGACACGAGGTGGGCGTGGTGGTGCTGGACCCCGATCACCGGGAGCGCCTGCTGGGTGTGTGCCCACTTGGTCGACAGGTACTCCGGGTGGAGATCGCAGGCA
This genomic stretch from Candidatus Zixiibacteriota bacterium harbors:
- the hypD gene encoding hydrogenase formation protein HypD; protein product: MKYLDEFRDPRRAAALLGEIRRTVTRPWVIMEICGGQTHSIIRNGLDQLLPPTIRLVHGPGCPVCVTSLELIDRALAIAARPDVIFASFGDMLRVPGSSKDLLTVKSEGGDVRMVYSPLDALRLARAHRDRRVVFFAVGFETTAPATATAIRQARREGLDNFLLLVAHVLVPPAMRALLEAPGNRVQAYLAAGHVCAVTGWEEYCPIAEGYRVPVVVTGFEPADILDGILAAVRQLETGQARVENRYARAVREQGNPHARAAVEAVYEVCDRKWRGIGTIPQSGYRLRPEFAAHDAERIFRLADLEVLEPPECISGLVLQGLRRPVDCPAFARRCTPQTPLGATMVSSEGACAAYYRYHRRAAES
- a CDS encoding HypC/HybG/HupF family hydrogenase formation chaperone, whose product is MCLAIPGKVIEIFDEDGLTMGRIDYAGTVRTACLDSVPEVRVGQYVLVHAGFALNVLDEDEARRTLDLFDEIARQNAEEGLDPFGEPLPPEAP